In Bos indicus x Bos taurus breed Angus x Brahman F1 hybrid chromosome 1, Bos_hybrid_MaternalHap_v2.0, whole genome shotgun sequence, a single window of DNA contains:
- the LOC113898484 gene encoding keratin-associated protein 13-2-like: MTLKLRECPPCNSADLTSPVNMSYKCCSGNFSSRSLGVHLRYPGSSCGSFFPGNLVYRTDLCFPRICQPTSVVFKPCQTSCYRPTTSRLCSPFQITYSGSLGCGSIRGCSLGYGSRSCYSLGCGSRIFRPLGYGIYGFPSLRCGSRLYHPTYLASRSCQSSCYRPICRSNFCRSTC, translated from the exons ATgacactgaagctcagagagtgCCCTCCGTGTAACTCAGCTGATCTCACATCTCCTGTCAACATGTCCTACAAATGCTGttctggaaacttctcctccCGCTCCCTCGGAGTCCACCTGCGctacccaggctcctcctgtGGCTCCTTCTTCCCCGGCAACCTGGTCTACAGGACTGACCTCTGCTTTCCCAGGATCTGCCAGCCCACCAGTGTGGTGTTCAAGCCCTGTCAGACATCCTGCTACCGCCCAACGACCTCCAGGCTCTGCAGTCCCTTCCAGATAACTTATTCTGGTTCTCTTGGATGTGGGTCTATTAGAGGCTGCTCCCTGGGTTATGGATCTAGAAGCTGCTACTCTCTGGGCTGTGGATCCAGAA TCTTCAGACCGCTGGGTTATGGAATTTATGGCTTCCCTTCCCTGAGGTGTGGATCCAGGTTATACCACCCAACCTACTTGGCTTCTAGGAGCTGCCAGTCTTCTTGCTATAGGCCAATCTGTAGATCAAACTTCTGTAGATCAACTTGTTGA